One window from the genome of Streptococcus parasanguinis encodes:
- the tilS gene encoding tRNA lysidine(34) synthetase TilS — MEKRFLEFCEKQDLFTPHRRVLVALSGGLDSMNLYELLYKNKERLKIHLVLAHVNHGQRPESDLEESELRTLADRRETRIHVAHYSGDFTEAKARTFRYDFFKQIMEKEDCTALVTGHHANDQAETTFMRLIRGTKLRHLSGIPVRQPFGKGELIRPLLTFTKDELMKIPHFEDSSNDSQDYFRNRVRHQYLPEFEKENPQMQASLRYLAEEVNRWHQALKELTSKLSIQDLASFRKYSHSVQSFLLEEYLAQFPDLQLGRAQFQELLDLLRKKRNCIHYLKSNYELHQEYDFFEIRKISQKSDDQPLPFLLEFGNIFDIANYKLSFGQPLVGENVEILSVSRETPILIRGRKEGDHLLVNGYHQKLRRWFINHKIPISLRQKALIIEQNHNILSVVGLVTSDLSKPSKSGIMKDSLYIQKIDR, encoded by the coding sequence ATGGAAAAGCGATTTTTAGAGTTTTGTGAAAAACAAGATCTATTTACTCCCCATCGCCGTGTTTTGGTTGCCTTATCTGGTGGATTGGATTCAATGAATCTGTATGAACTTTTATATAAGAATAAAGAACGATTGAAAATCCATCTGGTACTCGCTCATGTCAATCATGGACAAAGACCAGAATCAGATTTAGAAGAAAGTGAACTTCGAACGCTAGCTGATAGGCGAGAGACACGTATCCATGTGGCTCACTATTCGGGTGATTTTACAGAAGCAAAAGCTCGTACCTTTCGTTATGATTTTTTTAAACAGATTATGGAGAAAGAGGATTGCACCGCTTTAGTAACAGGTCATCATGCAAACGATCAAGCCGAAACAACTTTCATGCGCTTAATACGAGGAACAAAATTACGCCATTTAAGTGGTATTCCTGTACGCCAACCATTTGGTAAGGGTGAGTTAATCCGTCCTTTGTTAACTTTTACCAAAGATGAGTTGATGAAAATCCCTCACTTTGAAGACAGTAGCAATGACTCACAGGACTATTTTCGAAATCGTGTACGCCATCAATACCTTCCAGAATTTGAAAAAGAAAATCCCCAAATGCAAGCAAGTCTTCGCTATTTAGCAGAGGAAGTGAATCGTTGGCACCAAGCACTAAAAGAATTGACTAGCAAGTTAAGCATTCAAGATTTAGCTTCTTTTAGAAAGTATTCTCATTCTGTACAATCATTCTTATTAGAAGAGTATTTGGCACAATTTCCAGATTTGCAACTTGGTAGGGCCCAGTTTCAAGAATTATTAGATTTACTGCGAAAAAAAAGAAATTGCATTCATTATTTAAAGTCGAATTATGAACTACATCAAGAATATGATTTCTTTGAAATACGAAAAATCAGTCAAAAGTCGGATGACCAACCCCTTCCTTTTTTGTTAGAATTTGGGAATATCTTTGATATTGCAAATTATAAACTATCTTTTGGACAACCATTAGTAGGGGAAAATGTAGAAATTCTTTCTGTTTCACGCGAAACTCCCATCTTAATTAGAGGGAGAAAGGAAGGAGATCACCTGCTTGTTAATGGCTACCATCAAAAATTAAGACGGTGGTTTATCAACCATAAAATTCCAATTTCGCTTCGGCAAAAAGCTCTCATTATAGAACAGAATCATAATATTCTTTCTGTAGTGGGATTGGTAACGAGTGATTTGAGTAAGCCCTCAAAAAGTGGTATAATGAAAGATAGTCTTTATATTCAAAAAATAGATAGGTAA
- the ftsH gene encoding ATP-dependent zinc metalloprotease FtsH, producing MNNRKNNGFVRNPFLYLLIIVAAVTGFQYFFAGNGVGQSQQINYTELVKEIKNDNVKTISYQPNGSVIEIAGTYNKAKESKEDTGIQFFTPSVQKVSRFTSVILPSDITVNELQKLAADHKAEITIKRESSSGMWITILTSIVPFVIVMFFFFSMMNQGGGGGARGAMNFGRNKARAANKEDIKVRFSDVAGAEEEKQELVEVVEFLKDPKRFTKLGARIPAGVLLEGPPGTGKTLLAKAVAGEAGVPFFSISGSDFVEMFVGVGASRVRSLFEDAKKAAPAIIFIDEIDAVGRQRGVGLGGGNDEREQTLNQLLIEMDGFEGNEGIIVIAATNRSDVLDPALLRPGRFDRKVLVGRPDVKGREAILRVHAKNKPLAQDVDLKLVAQQTPGFVGADLENVLNEAALVAARRNKKVIDAADIDEAEDRVIAGPSKKDRTISQKEREMVAYHEAGHTIVGLVLSNARVVHKVTIVPRGRAGGYMIALPKEDQMLLSKEDMKEQLAGLMGGRVAEEIIFNSQTTGASNDFEQATQMARAMVTEYGMSEKLGPVQYEGNHAMFGAQSPQKMISEQTAYEIDEEVRGLLNEARNKAAEIIQGNRETHKLIAEALLKYETLDSVQIKSLYETGKMPENSEHELEEEAKPLSYDEIKSKLEENN from the coding sequence ATGAATAACAGAAAAAATAACGGTTTTGTCCGAAATCCATTTCTGTATTTGTTGATTATTGTAGCGGCTGTGACAGGATTCCAGTACTTTTTTGCGGGTAATGGGGTTGGTCAAAGTCAGCAAATCAACTACACAGAATTGGTCAAAGAAATTAAAAATGATAATGTAAAAACAATCAGTTACCAACCAAATGGTAGTGTGATTGAAATTGCAGGTACCTATAATAAAGCAAAAGAATCAAAAGAAGATACAGGAATTCAATTTTTTACCCCAAGTGTTCAAAAAGTATCTCGCTTTACTAGTGTCATCCTTCCATCTGATATCACTGTCAATGAATTACAAAAATTAGCAGCTGACCACAAAGCAGAAATCACCATTAAGCGTGAGAGCTCAAGTGGCATGTGGATAACAATTCTCACTTCAATTGTTCCATTTGTTATTGTCATGTTCTTCTTCTTCTCAATGATGAACCAAGGCGGTGGCGGAGGTGCCAGAGGTGCCATGAACTTTGGTCGTAATAAAGCCCGCGCTGCTAATAAAGAAGATATTAAAGTTCGTTTTTCAGATGTAGCAGGAGCTGAAGAAGAAAAACAAGAACTTGTTGAAGTTGTTGAATTTTTAAAAGATCCAAAACGCTTTACTAAATTGGGTGCAAGAATCCCAGCAGGTGTGCTTCTTGAAGGCCCTCCCGGAACTGGTAAAACCCTTTTAGCAAAAGCAGTAGCTGGTGAAGCTGGAGTGCCATTCTTCAGTATCTCTGGTTCTGACTTCGTTGAAATGTTTGTCGGAGTCGGTGCTAGCCGGGTTCGTTCACTTTTTGAAGATGCTAAAAAAGCAGCACCAGCCATTATCTTTATCGATGAAATTGATGCTGTTGGGCGCCAGCGTGGTGTAGGTCTTGGTGGTGGAAATGATGAACGTGAACAAACCCTTAACCAGCTCTTGATTGAGATGGATGGTTTTGAAGGCAACGAAGGAATCATTGTTATCGCAGCAACTAACCGTTCTGATGTCCTTGACCCTGCCCTTCTTCGTCCTGGTCGTTTTGACCGTAAAGTATTAGTTGGACGTCCAGATGTGAAAGGTCGTGAGGCAATTCTTCGTGTTCATGCTAAGAATAAGCCACTTGCTCAAGATGTGGACTTGAAATTGGTTGCTCAACAAACACCAGGATTTGTCGGTGCTGATCTCGAAAATGTTTTGAACGAAGCAGCCTTGGTTGCAGCTCGTCGAAATAAAAAAGTAATTGATGCTGCTGATATCGATGAAGCAGAAGATCGTGTTATTGCAGGTCCATCTAAGAAAGATCGGACGATTTCACAAAAAGAACGTGAAATGGTTGCTTATCACGAAGCTGGTCATACAATCGTTGGTCTGGTCTTATCAAATGCTCGTGTAGTTCATAAAGTTACGATTGTTCCACGTGGTCGTGCAGGCGGTTACATGATTGCCCTTCCTAAAGAAGATCAAATGTTACTTTCTAAAGAAGATATGAAAGAACAATTAGCTGGGCTCATGGGAGGCCGTGTTGCCGAAGAAATTATTTTCAATTCGCAAACAACGGGTGCTTCAAATGACTTTGAACAAGCTACCCAAATGGCGCGTGCAATGGTGACAGAATATGGTATGAGTGAAAAACTTGGACCGGTCCAATATGAAGGAAATCATGCGATGTTTGGTGCTCAAAGCCCACAAAAAATGATTTCAGAACAAACAGCTTACGAAATTGATGAAGAAGTTCGTGGTTTGTTGAATGAAGCCCGTAATAAAGCGGCAGAAATTATTCAAGGAAATAGAGAAACGCATAAACTAATTGCGGAAGCTCTATTAAAATATGAAACCTTGGATAGTGTTCAAATTAAATCATTATATGAAACAGGAAAAATGCCTGAAAATTCAGAGCATGAATTAGAAGAAGAAGCAAAACCTCTATCATATGATGAAATTAAGTCAAAATTAGAAGAAAACAACTAA
- the hpt gene encoding hypoxanthine phosphoribosyltransferase, whose product MLEKDIKKVLVSHDEIVEAAKKLGETLTKEYQGKNPIFVGILKGSVPFMAELINHVDTHIELDFMLVSSYHGGTASSGIINIIKDIDQDITGRDILFVEDIIDTGKTLKSLKELFEERNATSVKIATLLDKPEGRLVEIEADYTCFTIPNEFVVGYGLDYDENYRNLPYVGVLKEEVYSK is encoded by the coding sequence ATGTTAGAAAAAGATATAAAAAAAGTATTGGTTTCACATGATGAAATTGTAGAAGCAGCAAAGAAATTGGGTGAAACCCTAACAAAAGAGTACCAAGGGAAAAATCCAATTTTTGTTGGAATTTTGAAAGGCTCTGTTCCATTTATGGCAGAGTTGATCAACCACGTGGATACACATATTGAATTGGATTTTATGCTGGTTTCAAGTTATCATGGTGGTACGGCAAGCTCAGGTATTATTAATATTATCAAGGATATCGACCAAGATATTACTGGTAGAGATATTTTATTTGTAGAAGATATTATCGATACAGGTAAAACCCTCAAGAGTCTAAAAGAACTCTTTGAAGAACGAAATGCAACATCTGTGAAGATTGCTACCTTACTGGATAAACCTGAAGGACGTTTGGTTGAGATTGAAGCAGATTACACCTGCTTTACGATTCCAAATGAGTTTGTTGTAGGATATGGTTTAGACTATGATGAAAATTATCGTAACCTACCCTATGTTGGTGTATTAAAAGAGGAAGTGTACTCAAAATAG